One window from the genome of Salvia miltiorrhiza cultivar Shanhuang (shh) chromosome 7, IMPLAD_Smil_shh, whole genome shotgun sequence encodes:
- the LOC130994553 gene encoding uncharacterized protein LOC130994553 produces the protein MLPPARSGKMAAYKLYSPVKGQVVSFFNINDNDKTVEVMQDPATKLVGSSHGWLALYNPRRRAFFLSNPLSGRRIDLPQPPDFLEPIHKVIVSSSPDEDDDCRALMMFSMQTCFYVCRPGRNAWTLLGKFGYEDFVYSAARKRFLCLLSEQVMIDFDDEEEFEPWDLECWSVVQEPEPTIDLEWMTKSLDSELFHKQVREVGACYEPVVHYTRYLVADDRRGRIYVVVRYIAWFEYEKTVGFDVYRIDKGFMKMKGSLDGLVMFVGVNESFAVAASEFPQLQPDSIYYTRDTSGGHDLGIFDYRRKSFSSCYYHRDTSTFQTIHPPPLLAIITATLQLSKPFTHHLYE, from the exons ATGCTTCCACCGGCGCGGTCGGGGAAGATGGCGGCGTACAAGTTATACTCCCCCGTGAAGGGACAAGTAGTGAGCTTTTTCAACATCAACGACAACGATAAGACGGTAGAGGTAATGCAGGACCCCGCAACTAAGTTGGTGGGGTCGTCGCACGGCTGGCTAGCTCTGTACAACCCCCGCCGCAGGGCCTTTTTCCTTTCGAATCCCCTCTCCGGCCGCCGCATAGATCTTCCGCAGCCGCCCGACTTTTTGGAACCCATTCACAAGGTGATCGTGTCGTCCTCTCCCGACGAAGACGATGACTGCCGCGCCTTGATGATGTTTTCCATGCAGACATGTTTCTATGTCTGCCGTCCCGGCCGCAACGCATGGACTCTCTTGGGCAAATTTGGTTACGAAGATTTCGTCTACTCCGCCGCACGGAAACGATTTCTGTGCTTGCTGAGTGAGCAAGTTATGATTGATTttgatgatgaggaggagttTGAGCCCTGGGACTTGGAGTGCTGGAGTGTTGTACAAGAACCGGAACCAACCATCGACCTCGAATGGATGACCAAGTCGTTGGATTCTGAGCTTTTTCATAAGCAAGTGAGAGAGGTTGGTGCTTGCTACGAGCCCGTAGTGCATTACACCAGATACCTGGTCGCCGACGACCGCCGCGGCCGCATCTACGTCGTCGTGCGCTATATCGCCTGGTTCGAATATGAGAAAACGGTTGGATTTGATGTGTATAGAATCGACAAGGGCTTCATGAAGATGAAGGGGAGCTTGGATGGGCTGGTGATGTTTGTCGGAGTCAACGAGTCGTTTGCGGTGGCGGCGTCGGAGTTCCCGCAGCTGCAGCCGGATTCCATTTACTACACACGTGATACGTCTGGCGGTCACGATCTTGGCATTTTTGATTACCGTCGCAAGAGTTTTTCTTCTTGCTATTATCACCGCGACACTTCAACTTTCCAAACCATTCACCCACCACCTCTTCTTGCTATTATCACCGCGACACTTCAACTTTCCAAACCATTCACCCACCACCTCTATG aATAG
- the LOC130996286 gene encoding flotillin-like protein 3, whose translation MYKVARASEYLVITGGWIKDMKLTRKSWVLPGQTCTRIDLSPVNYTFEVQAMSAEKLPFILPAVFTIGPRADDRDSLLKYAKLMSNHDTTSNHVNELVQGVIEGETRVLAASMTMEEIFRGTKQFKQEVFDKVQLELNQFGLLIYNANVKQLVDVAGHEYFSYLGQKVQMEAANQAKIDVAEARMKGEVGAKQRDGQTKQNAAKIDAETKIVSTQRHGEGKKQEIKVDTEVKVYQNQQEAVAAEASAHLAKKKAGWAKEAEVAQVESRKAVAIREAELQREVERMNALTTTEKLKADFLTKANVDYETKAQEANSDFYKKQKLAEAYLYQKQKEAEAVKAAAEAEFYGRKQKVDGDLYAKRKEAEGLMAMAEAQGTYIRSLLGAFGGNYAAMRDYLMINGGVFQEIAKTNAEAVRGLQPRLSIWTNGGDGSSGGSDAMKEVAGMYKMLPPLMKTVHEQTGMLPPSWMGKLPQSDQHSVAPAS comes from the exons ATGTATAAAGTAGCTCGAGCGTCGGAATACCTCGTGATAACGGGAGGATGGATCAAGGACATGAAGCTGACCCGGAAGTCGTGGGTGCTTCCGGGGCAGACTTGCACCCGCATCGACCTCTCCCCGGTCAACTACACCTTCGAGGTGCAGGCCATGAGCGCCGAGAAGCTCCCCTTCATCCTCCCGGCCGTCTTCACCATCGGGCCGCGTGCAGACGATCGGGACAGCCTCCTCAAGTACGCGAAGCTGATGTCGAACCACGACACGACGTCCAACCACGTGAACGAGCTCGTGCAGGGCGTGATCGAGGGCGAGACGCGGGTCCTCGCGGCGTCCATGACCATGGAGGAGATCTTCCGCGGCACCAAGCAGTTCAAGCAGGAGGTCTTCGACAAGGTCCAGCTCGAGCTCAACCAGTTCGGCCTCCTCATCTACAACGCCAACGTCAAGCAGCTCGTCGACGTCGCCGGCCACGAGTACTTCTCCTACCTCGGCCAGAAGGTCCAGATGGAGGCCGCCAACCAGGCCAAGATCGACGTCGCCGAGGCCAGGATGAAGGGCGAGGTCGGCGCCAAGCAGAGAGACGGCCAGACTAAACAGAACGCCGCCAAGATCGACGCCGAGACTAAGATCGTGTCCACGCAGAGGCACGGCGAGGGGAAGAAACAGGAAATCAAGGTCGACACCGAAGTCAAGGTGTATCAGAATCAACAGGAGGCCGTCGCGGCCGAGGCCTCCGCCCACCTGGCAAAAAAAAAGGCCGGGTGGGCTAAGGAGGCCGAGGTGGCGCAGGTGGAGTCGCGGAAGGCCGTGGCCATCCGCGAAGCCGAGCTGCAGCGGGAGGTGGAGAGGATGAACGCGCTCACCACCACGGAGAAGCTCAAGGCCGATTTTCTCACCAAGGCCAACGTCGACTACGAGACCAAGGCGCAGGAAGCCAATTCTGATTTCTACAAGAAGCAGAAGCTCGCGGAGGCGTACCTCTACCAGAAGCAGaaggaggcggaggcggtgaaggcggcggcggaggctgAATTCTACGGGCGCAAGCAGAAGGTCGACGGCGATCTCTACGCCAAGAGGAAGGAAGCGGAAGGGCTGATGGCGATGGCGGAGGCGCAAGGGACGTACATACGCAGCCTTCTCGGCGCATTCGGAGGGAACTACGCGGCCATGAGGGATTATTTGATGATCAATGGAGGAGTGTTTCAAGA aattgCCAAGACCAACGCTGAGGCCGTGCGCGGCCTCCAGCCTCGCCTCAGCATCTGGACAAACGGCGGCgacggcagcagcggcggcagcGATGCGATGAAAGAAGTTGCTGGGATGTACAAGATGTTGCCGCCGTTGATGAAGACGGTGCATGAGCAAACCGGGATGCTTCCACCTTCATGGATGGGTAAACTACCACAATCTGATCAACATTCAGTAGCCCCAGCTAGCTGA
- the LOC130994555 gene encoding hydroxyproline O-arabinosyltransferase 1-like, which yields MGRRKLFLTLVLACPALLITTAILLSEKDELPSMKKKNSRMFHTAVTSSDSVYNTWQCRVMYYWFQKHNPNSNEMGGFTRILHSGRPDSLMQEIPTFVAQPLPASLHRGYLVLNRPWALLQWLNQAQIREDYILMCEPDHLILSPIPNLTQDRRHGAAFPFFYIDPTAHEPVLRKFFPRHMGPITNIDSIGNSPLILGKEALKRIVPTWMNVSIAMKKDSEADKAFGWVLEMYAYAVASAMHDVPNVLHKEFMIQPPWDTTIGNAYIIHYTYGCDYDLQGRLTYGKIGEWRFDKRMYGNRWPPRNLSMPPRGVPQSVVTLVKMVNEATANLPNWGAAAY from the exons ATGGGGCGCAGGAAATTGTTCTTAACATTGGTGTTGGCGTGCCCAGCTCTACTCATCACTACTGCGATTCTCCTATCAGAAAAAGATGAACTGCCATccatgaagaagaagaattctAGAATGTTCCACACCGCGGTGACGTCGTCGGACTCCGTGTACAACACGTGGCAGTGCAGGGTGATGTACTACTGGTTCCAGAAACACAACCCAAACAGCAACGAGATGGGCGGGTTCACGCGGATCCTGCATTCGGGTCGACCCGATTCGCTGATGCAGGAGATCCCCACCTTCGTCGCCCAGCCTCTCCCGGCGTCGCTGCACCGGGGCTACCTAGTCCTCAACCGACCCTGGGCGCTGCTGCAGTGGCTCAACCAAGCGCAAATTCGAGAAGATTATATACTCATGTGTGAACCCGACCACCTCATTCTCAGCCCCATTCCGAACCTAACTCAAGACCGCCGCCACGGAGCTGCGTTCCCTTTCTTCTACATCGACCCCACCGCGCACGAGCCTGTTCTGAGGAAATTCTTCCCTCGCCATATGGGGCCCATTACTAACATCGACTCCATTGGTAACTCCCCTTTGATTCTCGGCAAGGAGGCTCTTAAAAGGATCGTTCCCACTTGGATGAACGTTTCGATCGCCATGAAGAAGGATTCTGAAGCGGATAAAGCTTTTGGATGGGTTCTTGAGATGTATGCTTATGCTGTAGCATCCGCCATGCATGATGTGCCCAATGTCTTGCACAAAGAGTTCATGATTCAG CCTCCTTGGGATACAACAATCGGAAACGCTTACATCATTCATTATACTTATGGATGCGACTATGATTTGCAG GGTAGGTTGACTTATGGAAAGATAGGAGAATGGAGATTTGATAAAAGAATGTATGGAAATAGGTGGCCCCCAAGAAATCTTTCTATGCCACCTCGTGGGGTCCCACAAAGTGTG GTTACTTTGGTGAAAATGGTTAACGAAGCCACTGCCAATCTACCAAATTGGGGCGCTGCTGCTTATTAA